Proteins from one Coffea arabica cultivar ET-39 chromosome 8c, Coffea Arabica ET-39 HiFi, whole genome shotgun sequence genomic window:
- the LOC113702793 gene encoding tobamovirus multiplication protein 2B-like isoform X1: MVDFVKKLQIKHRKSSWVEEAEYRRIPISTSISSSKSKKKMATSTSTAASSGTSNGSSSSCSREGSAKSIAADQISQAIQSTSNLLHLMLQSSPAQAELLKLPRSLLAKTPTIKNTELVLEQMPHIISSLDAHVDNSLQSVPHLKTVIQLLSNIESCQLKSFSKVQPEQEKIETSEQPQESG; the protein is encoded by the exons ATGGTGGATTTTGTGAAGAAACTACAAATCAAACATAGAAAATCTTCATG GGTTGAAGAAGCAGAGTACAGGAGAATCCCCATATCAACCTCAATATCATCATCAAAGTCCAAGAAGAAGATGGCCACATCAACATCTACTGCAGCTTCTTCTGGGACTAGCAATGGCAGCAGCAGTAGCTGCAGCAGAGAAGGGTCAGCAAAATCCATAGCGGCTGATCAAATTTCCCAGGCCATTCAATCCACATCCAATCTCCTCCACCTCATGCTTCAGTCTTCCCCTGCTCAg GCTGAGTTACTGAAGCTTCCAAGAAGCCTTTTGGCGAAGACACCTACTATAAAAAACACAGAGTTG GTATTGGAACAGATGCCTCATATAATTTCATCATTGGATGCACATGTGGATAATTCTTTACAGAG TGTTCCACATCTGAAAACTGTTATCCAGTTACTTTCAAATATTGAAAGCTGCCAGCTTAAATCTTTTTCCAAGGTTCAACCGGAACAAGAG AAAATTGAAACATCAGAGCAACCTCAAGAATCAGGCTAA
- the LOC113702793 gene encoding tobamovirus multiplication protein 2B-like isoform X2, which produces MIANRVEEAEYRRIPISTSISSSKSKKKMATSTSTAASSGTSNGSSSSCSREGSAKSIAADQISQAIQSTSNLLHLMLQSSPAQAELLKLPRSLLAKTPTIKNTELVLEQMPHIISSLDAHVDNSLQSVPHLKTVIQLLSNIESCQLKSFSKVQPEQEKIETSEQPQESG; this is translated from the exons ATG ATTGCCAACAGGGTTGAAGAAGCAGAGTACAGGAGAATCCCCATATCAACCTCAATATCATCATCAAAGTCCAAGAAGAAGATGGCCACATCAACATCTACTGCAGCTTCTTCTGGGACTAGCAATGGCAGCAGCAGTAGCTGCAGCAGAGAAGGGTCAGCAAAATCCATAGCGGCTGATCAAATTTCCCAGGCCATTCAATCCACATCCAATCTCCTCCACCTCATGCTTCAGTCTTCCCCTGCTCAg GCTGAGTTACTGAAGCTTCCAAGAAGCCTTTTGGCGAAGACACCTACTATAAAAAACACAGAGTTG GTATTGGAACAGATGCCTCATATAATTTCATCATTGGATGCACATGTGGATAATTCTTTACAGAG TGTTCCACATCTGAAAACTGTTATCCAGTTACTTTCAAATATTGAAAGCTGCCAGCTTAAATCTTTTTCCAAGGTTCAACCGGAACAAGAG AAAATTGAAACATCAGAGCAACCTCAAGAATCAGGCTAA
- the LOC113702793 gene encoding uncharacterized protein isoform X3, whose translation MVDFVKKLQIKHRKSSWVEEAEYRRIPISTSISSSKSKKKMATSTSTAASSGTSNGSSSSCSREGSAKSIAADQISQAIQSTSNLLHLMLQSSPAQAELLKLPRSLLAKTPTIKNTELVLEQMPHIISSLDAHVDNSLQRKLKHQSNLKNQAKVTMKVAEAANNGT comes from the exons ATGGTGGATTTTGTGAAGAAACTACAAATCAAACATAGAAAATCTTCATG GGTTGAAGAAGCAGAGTACAGGAGAATCCCCATATCAACCTCAATATCATCATCAAAGTCCAAGAAGAAGATGGCCACATCAACATCTACTGCAGCTTCTTCTGGGACTAGCAATGGCAGCAGCAGTAGCTGCAGCAGAGAAGGGTCAGCAAAATCCATAGCGGCTGATCAAATTTCCCAGGCCATTCAATCCACATCCAATCTCCTCCACCTCATGCTTCAGTCTTCCCCTGCTCAg GCTGAGTTACTGAAGCTTCCAAGAAGCCTTTTGGCGAAGACACCTACTATAAAAAACACAGAGTTG GTATTGGAACAGATGCCTCATATAATTTCATCATTGGATGCACATGTGGATAATTCTTTACAGAG AAAATTGAAACATCAGAGCAACCTCAAGAATCAGGCTAAAGTAACCATGAAAGTCGCTGAAGCGGCCAACAATGGTACATAG
- the LOC113702793 gene encoding uncharacterized protein isoform X4: protein MVDFVKKLQIKHRKSSWVEEAEYRRIPISTSISSSKSKKKMATSTSTAASSGTSNGSSSSCSREGSAKSIAADQISQAIQSTSNLLHLMLQSSPAQVLEQMPHIISSLDAHVDNSLQSVPHLKTVIQLLSNIESCQLKSFSKVQPEQEKIETSEQPQESG, encoded by the exons ATGGTGGATTTTGTGAAGAAACTACAAATCAAACATAGAAAATCTTCATG GGTTGAAGAAGCAGAGTACAGGAGAATCCCCATATCAACCTCAATATCATCATCAAAGTCCAAGAAGAAGATGGCCACATCAACATCTACTGCAGCTTCTTCTGGGACTAGCAATGGCAGCAGCAGTAGCTGCAGCAGAGAAGGGTCAGCAAAATCCATAGCGGCTGATCAAATTTCCCAGGCCATTCAATCCACATCCAATCTCCTCCACCTCATGCTTCAGTCTTCCCCTGCTCAg GTATTGGAACAGATGCCTCATATAATTTCATCATTGGATGCACATGTGGATAATTCTTTACAGAG TGTTCCACATCTGAAAACTGTTATCCAGTTACTTTCAAATATTGAAAGCTGCCAGCTTAAATCTTTTTCCAAGGTTCAACCGGAACAAGAG AAAATTGAAACATCAGAGCAACCTCAAGAATCAGGCTAA